One Acidobacteriota bacterium DNA window includes the following coding sequences:
- a CDS encoding Hsp20/alpha crystallin family protein — protein sequence MALSRWDPFRDMTTLQERMNKLFEDSLTRSRATDQEFPMGSWTPAVDVYETDEKVVLKADLPGIDQKDIDLRIEDGTLIIRGERKFDKEKSQEDFHRIERAYGSFHRTFRLPGSVDQAAVHATHKDGVLEVVLTKKAETRPRQIKVEVK from the coding sequence ATGGCGCTCTCCAGGTGGGACCCGTTCCGGGACATGACCACGCTCCAGGAACGCATGAACAAGCTCTTCGAGGACTCGCTGACGCGAAGCCGCGCCACCGACCAGGAGTTTCCCATGGGATCGTGGACCCCCGCGGTCGACGTGTACGAGACGGACGAGAAGGTCGTGCTGAAGGCCGACCTTCCGGGAATCGACCAGAAGGACATCGACCTGCGCATCGAGGACGGCACGCTCATCATCCGCGGTGAGCGGAAGTTCGACAAGGAGAAGAGCCAGGAGGACTTCCACCGGATCGAGCGAGCCTATGGCTCGTTCCACCGCACCTTCCGGCTCCCCGGCAGCGTCGATCAGGCGGCGGTGCACGCGACACACAAGGACGGAGTGCTCGAGGTCGTGCTGACGAAGAAGGCCGAGACGCGGCCCCGCCAGATCAAAGTCGAGGTGAAGTGA
- a CDS encoding M48 family metalloprotease, with protein MNSIKTVFLLGLLTGLIVVFGNVFGGRSGMVMALGVAAVMNFVSYWFSDRIVLAMHGAKEIQPIDAPEVFSIVANLTQKAGMPMPRIYYIDGPSPNAFATGRSPDHAATLAGAIMVLAHVAQWGAFLGGYGGRDNDRGPNPIALLVTAILAPIAATLIQLAVSRSREYEADASGATLAGHPDGLASALRKLGQASGRVPPMQTSPAVGHLYIVNAFSGRALMNIFSTHPPLEERIARLLGQR; from the coding sequence ATGAATTCGATCAAGACCGTCTTCCTGCTCGGGCTGCTGACCGGCCTCATCGTCGTCTTCGGCAACGTCTTCGGCGGGCGCAGCGGCATGGTCATGGCCCTCGGCGTCGCCGCGGTGATGAACTTCGTCTCGTACTGGTTCTCCGACAGGATCGTCCTCGCGATGCACGGTGCGAAGGAGATCCAGCCGATCGACGCCCCCGAGGTCTTCTCGATCGTGGCGAACCTGACGCAGAAGGCCGGGATGCCGATGCCGCGCATCTATTACATCGACGGGCCGTCGCCGAACGCCTTCGCGACGGGGCGGAGCCCCGATCACGCCGCCACGCTCGCCGGGGCGATCATGGTGCTGGCGCACGTCGCCCAATGGGGAGCCTTCCTCGGAGGGTACGGGGGCCGCGACAACGACCGGGGGCCGAACCCGATCGCTCTCCTCGTGACGGCCATCCTCGCCCCGATCGCGGCGACCCTGATCCAGCTCGCCGTCAGCCGGAGCCGCGAGTACGAGGCGGACGCCTCGGGCGCGACGCTCGCCGGCCACCCCGACGGACTCGCCAGCGCGCTCCGAAAGCTCGGGCAGGCGTCGGGGAGAGTTCCACCGATGCAGACCAGCCCGGCGGTCGGGCACCTCTACATCGTCAATGCCTTCTCGGGCCGGGCGCTGATGAACATCTTCAGCACGCACCCTCCCCTGGAAGAGCGCATCGCCCGCCTCCTCGGCCAGCGCTGA